AAAACCCGGAGAGGAGAAAGCCCGGACATTTCCCATGTACTATGACAAGATACCTGATGAAATCACTATCAAAGTAGATGAGCTTTAATACTTTTTTATTAAAAAAGGAGGATTGAAAAGTGAAATCAAGAATCTTTACATTTTTGACTGCAATTATCCTGGCTGTTTCACTAGTAATAATTGTTCCGGGAAACGCCAGCGCAATTAAATTTTTATCTTTTGGTACAGGGAGCCCTGCCGGGACCTATTATTTTCTCGGGGCAGGCTTTGCTTCAATTATTAATAAGAATGTTAAAGGCGTGAGGGTCACTGCAGAATCAACTGCGGCCTCAACGGAAAATGCACGCTACCTTATCCGAGGCAAAATGGATATGGGCCTGGCGAGCATGGGAACACTGAATGGTTTAAAAAAACAGGGGATGGATGTGGATAAGGTACGCCTGGTTGCCGTGGGTCATACCAGCGATACCCACTGGATCGTACGAAAGGACTCCCCTATTAAGTCCTGCAAAGATTTTAAAGGAAAAGTAATCGGTGTTGGCCCGGCCGGAAGCGCAACCTTGAATATCTGGTCAAAGAAACATTTGGCTGCAGGTTTTGGAATAACCCTAAAGGATATAAAACCAAAGTATATCGCCTTTCATGAAATCACCAGGGGCATCAGGGACAATACCATTGATGCCGGCTTAATTGCTGCTGGATACCCGATTGCCGCCGTGATGGAATTGGCCAGAGATATTCCCATCCGCCTTTTAGAAATAGAGCCGGAAGCGATAAAAAAAATGCAGGCCAAGTATCCCAACGTGACGCCATTTGCTTTTCCAGCAGGGACCTATAATGGAATTGATAAGGAGGTCCCCACCTATGTGGTACCCCAGATGTGGTTGTGCAGGGCTGATCTTTCCAAGGATATTGTTTATAAAATAATTAAGGCTGTTTATGATAACTCGGAGGAAAGAAATGCCATCCACCCCATGGCAAAGAAGTATACCATTGAAAATGCGTTTAGGGGTTCAAAATCAGTGCCTGTCGGATATCATCCGGGAGCTATAAAATATTACAAAGAAAAAGGTATTTGGGATAAAATGGCCCAATATCAATAAAGTTTAGAATCGGATTAAGGGGCGTAGAGATTTTTCTCTATGTCTCTTAATCATCACTGGAAAGGATAAGACATGGATAAAGAGAAGGTAAAACCCAAAGAATCCGGTTCAATAAGTACCAGACAAAGGCAGCTTACCGGAATACCCGCTCATCTGGTCAGGTGGATTGCGGTTGGTATGAGTCTGTTTCAGCTCTATACGGGCTATTTCCAATTTACTGCTATGAACCAGAGGGTTCCCCATGTGACTCTGGGCTTTATCCTGATATTTCTTATCTATCCCATGGGTAAAAAAAGCAGAAAAGATCGGCTGAGTATTGATAGTATTACGGCAGCGGCCCTTATTTTGATCTGTGGTGTTTATGTCATGTTGACCTGGTTTAAAAAAATGGGTTGCATGGGATTAGAGCCTCCTATGTACGAACTTGTTATGGGAGGGATTTTTATCATTCTTTTAATTGAGGGAACAAGAAGGGCCTTGGGTTGGGCTTTTCCCTGCGTGGCGGTTCTGGTTCTACTTTATGCCCGTTTTGGGGAAATAATGCCCGGCCTCTTTGCGCACAAAAACTATGGAGTTGACCGGATTATATCCAGTATGTTTATAACTGCAGATGGCGTGTTTGGAATGCTGGCCGGGATTTCCGCCACGTTTATCTTTCTGTTTATTCTTTTTGGCGCCCTTCTCAGGGAGGCAGGGGGCGGGGAGTTTTTTATTAATTTTGCCTATGGCATTTGTGGCAGATTCCGCGGCGGTCCGGCAAAGATCGCTGTCGTCGCCAGTTCATTATTCGGCATGCTTTCAGGGAGCGGGACGGCCAATGTGGCCGGTACAGGCCAAATCACCATTCCACTTATGAAAAGGACAGGGTACCCGGCTCATTTCGCTGGTGCGGTGGAGACCGTTTCCAGTGCCGGCGGTCTCCTGATGCCACCTATTATGGGAAGTGCGGTATTCATTATGATGGAGATACTGGGTGTCAATTATCTGACCATCATAAAGTCGTCCGTGCTCATGGCCATTCTTTATTACCTCGGGCTTTTTATCATGGTGGATATAGAGGCCCAGAAAATAGGAATTGTCGGTCTTAAAAAAGAAGAAATTCCCCCGTTGAAAAAAACACTGAAAGAAGGCTGGCAATTTTTTATACCTCTTTTGATACTCATTTATTTTTTAGGTTTTGAAAGAAGCTCGGTGACCAGGGCGATTCTCTGGGCAAACCTCAGCATTCCTCTGGTAGCGATGATGCGGGAAAAAACCCGAATGTCTTTTTCAAAGA
The sequence above is drawn from the Thermodesulfobacteriota bacterium genome and encodes:
- a CDS encoding TAXI family TRAP transporter solute-binding subunit, with amino-acid sequence MKSRIFTFLTAIILAVSLVIIVPGNASAIKFLSFGTGSPAGTYYFLGAGFASIINKNVKGVRVTAESTAASTENARYLIRGKMDMGLASMGTLNGLKKQGMDVDKVRLVAVGHTSDTHWIVRKDSPIKSCKDFKGKVIGVGPAGSATLNIWSKKHLAAGFGITLKDIKPKYIAFHEITRGIRDNTIDAGLIAAGYPIAAVMELARDIPIRLLEIEPEAIKKMQAKYPNVTPFAFPAGTYNGIDKEVPTYVVPQMWLCRADLSKDIVYKIIKAVYDNSEERNAIHPMAKKYTIENAFRGSKSVPVGYHPGAIKYYKEKGIWDKMAQYQ
- a CDS encoding TRAP transporter permease, with the protein product MDKEKVKPKESGSISTRQRQLTGIPAHLVRWIAVGMSLFQLYTGYFQFTAMNQRVPHVTLGFILIFLIYPMGKKSRKDRLSIDSITAAALILICGVYVMLTWFKKMGCMGLEPPMYELVMGGIFIILLIEGTRRALGWAFPCVAVLVLLYARFGEIMPGLFAHKNYGVDRIISSMFITADGVFGMLAGISATFIFLFILFGALLREAGGGEFFINFAYGICGRFRGGPAKIAVVASSLFGMLSGSGTANVAGTGQITIPLMKRTGYPAHFAGAVETVSSAGGLLMPPIMGSAVFIMMEILGVNYLTIIKSSVLMAILYYLGLFIMVDIEAQKIGIVGLKKEEIPPLKKTLKEGWQFFIPLLILIYFLGFERSSVTRAILWANLSIPLVAMMREKTRMSFSKILTGLEKGALTAAPVVAILSLGGIVVGMITLTGLGLMMSSILIDLSHGNLFLLLLMTMVASIILGMGVPPVAAYIILAILVVPALIKMGVYPLAAHLFVFYFGTIAGITPPMAPDAFVAAGIADSPMMKTALTACRLALVIFIVPYMFVYNNALLLVGNLGEILLVCVTAFFGVTALACAAQNYLGGKLPIYFRLALFIGGGCLIYPGWVTDLVGVVLVLALLAIRTPDLLKRFTIGLFQHN